The Solibacillus isronensis genome includes the window TACCAGAAGGGTGATTTTTCCTAATCCTAGAGAATAAGCAACTACATCAGGCCGGTCAGTTTGCTGAAACTGAGGAAAAATACTGTGTTGATGTTCCTCCATGAATGCCGCAACTTGAGAAGAGTCAAAGAAGAGATCAAAATTAATTTCAGAAATCTTCTCTTTGACTGTTGAAACAAAATCTGGATTAGTCAGCCCCTCTATGTACATTAAAACAACACTTGTCTCACTCATAGAACCGACTGTAAACTTCTCTGCTTTCAGTTCATGTATGGGAAGTCGTCTTCGAATAAGCGTAATATTTTGTTCTACTTGTTCACTAAAGCTGTCCTTTGCTCCGAACAGGATGGTTTCTGTTTCGGAAGTTTCAATGGCACGTCCAAGAGGATTTTTTAATGGCACAGCTAACCAAAGGTTTTGCGAAGAATCAAATAACAAAATCGACCCTGAAAACAACTGTTTTTTTGCCTCTATAAAAATAGGAATGTGAATAATTGAGGAATTCACAATGCAATCTTGAATAGACGGTTTGGAACAATTAGTTAAAGGTTTTATAATGCTTTCATTTAATTTTTCTTGATCAATGAGAGTTCGTATGTAAACAAGATAAATTTTTCGAATATCGGAAATGTCAATTTCCACAAATTCTGCATCATCCATTTGAACGAGGCTTTTTTTCAGAGCTTCTATCGATAATTCTGATTCAGTTATTGATTGAGTAACAAGCTTACTTTCAATTTGTTTTTTTTTCCAAAACATGTACATCCCACCCCTCTAATCTCTAGTCGTACTTAAATATTCCTTATCTATACACATTATTAGCTTTTTAATTTTAAAATATACATAACTCGTAGAGGAGTAACAACCCAAGAGGAACAAAGACAATCCATAATAGATAGGCCATCTTTTTTAACACCAACGCATATTTCTGCACAAAAAAGCACCTCTGACTTAATTCGTCAGAAGTGCTATAAATGTTGCTATCATAGGCTGTTATGTAAGCAGCCACATTGCCGTAGTTATTATAGAAAGTTTTAAACCACCACTCCTCAAAGTGGGTGTTCGCAAATGCTATCCTGTCTATCCTGGAGTCAAAAGAGTCCAGGCACGCCATTCCAACATCGATGTAAAACTCCCTGTATAAGTATAAAGGTTAAAACTTAATATTCGTACGTACAACGTAGCCTTATTGATATCTTATAGTAAGTTAAATCGGAATGCAATAAAGTATGTTTTTTAAAAAAAGTCAAATGATTTGAATGGATTTATTAAAGATTTTCAGAAATAAAAAGATGGATTTATTTCCAAAATAAAAAAGCCTTCCTTATTAATCGGAAGCCTTCTGTTATTATTCAGTATGCTGTTGTAAAATGTTTTCCGTTAAAAGTGCTATATCGATGACCGTCTTTTCCGTCACAACATCAGATAAAATTTCGTTGCGGAAATAGTCTACAGATACTGGAAGATCAATCAACAGTAACTTGCTTAGTGCTGTTTCATACATATGAACAAACTCTTTGTCTGTATTCCCGCGCTTCAGTTCTGCAAATGACTCGTAAAACTGATCCAGCTTGTCTGCAAACTCAAGCAGTCGTCCTTCAATTGTCTCGTCTTTGCCTTCTTTCATACGCTCAAAAAATACATCCTGTAAATCATGTGGAATTTCTTCCCGGATAAATTTCTCCATCATTTTCTCTTCGACATGTGAAAGCATTTGCTTTAGTTCGACACTTGCATGTTTGACAGGCGTTTTAATATCTCCAATAAATACTTCTGCAAAGTCATGATTAATCGTTTTTTCGTATAGTGATTTCCAATCTATTTGACTGCCTGCACGTTCCTCCAATGTTGCAAAGAACATGGCGTATTGGGAAACTTTCCACGAGTGTGCTGCCACATTATGTTCTTCGAATTTAAAGCGACCCGGGCAACGGATGATGCGCTCCAAATCATTTAAACTTGTAAAAAATGTATGGATACCTATAATAATCACTCCTTTTCCTTTATAGCAACAGTGTACTATTAGTTATACCCCAAAAATGTTTTTTTAAAAGTGTTTAACCAAAATTTAACGCAGCGTTTACATAAGCATTATCATTTCTAATAAGATGAAAAAACTTCTAAAAAACTTGGTTCAATTGTCTAATAAAAGTTGGATTATCTAATATAGTATGTAGAATTCCTAAAATGTCTCCTAGCATTTCGAATATGTGATTCCGAAGTGCTAATAACAGGTTCCTAATTTCTAATAAGCAAAAAAATGTTCTAATATCCTCGTCTGACGCCAGGCCTAACTAAATTTTAAAAACAGAAAGGACGCTCACCATATGCGTGAGCGTCCTCTCTTTTTTAATACTAAACCTGGACGTCAATCGTTTGTCCTTTATAAGGGTGGGGTGCTGGAGTTGCTTGCGGTTGGGGCATTGCTTCGATCATTTGAACAGCAGTTGCCGCGCCGGTATTCATTGCCTTGTCTAAAATACTCATCTGCACAGTTTGCTGCAGTGATGCTAGCTGAGCTGACATAATGGCATTTAATTCCATAGTAATCCCTCCTTTTCAATTATATCGTCAAAATAGAAAGAATTATTAAAGGAACAAGGGGATTTGTAATAAGTCTGAAAATGGATTCCCAATTATTTTTCGCTCTTTTCCTGTCCCTCCGCAAAAAAATGGTAAATCTATGTATAAATCGCTTCAAATTTAGTAATAATTATCCAAAAGCTCTGCAATGTGCTTGTAATGCAGGGTTCATATCCGCGTCATCGTGTTGCAATGTAGTTGCTGTAAGGTTATAGGAGAGTAAAAAACAACTAAAATTTATTTGAAAAATATGGAGGGACAGAAATTTGACAAAGAAAAAATTAATGGCAGTTCTATTAGCAGGAGTATTCGCTACAGGGGGGCTATTTGCATCTCAAGCTTCTGCAGATACTTATACGATCCAACCTGAAGATACACTTTATAAAATTAGTAAACAATTTCAAACGTCAGTTGATGAGATAAAGGAATTGAATAATTTAACGAGTAATACAATTTTTGTAGGAGATACATTAAAAATTGGCGGTCATGATGAGAAAGTATATACGATTGCACCAGGGGATACATTATTCCATATTGCATTGGCCCATGATGCTACAGTTGACCAGCTGCAGAAATGGAACAATATCAATTCAGACTTAATTTACCCGGGTGACTCTATCACAGTATCCGGACCTCAACAGGAATACGCCAAGAGTGAAGTGAAAAGCGCTACAGGCGGTACAGAGGCAAAAACAACAACAAGTGCAGCTCCTGATACAGGAAGAACGTTGACTGTTGAAGCGACAGCATATACAGCCTATTGTGAAGGATGTTCAGGAACAACTGCAAATGGTACGGATTTACGTGCCAATCCAAATTTAAAAGTAATTGCAGTAGACCCGCGTGTCATTCCGTTAGGGACAAAAGTTTGGGTTGAAGGATATGGGGAAGCTGTTGCAGCTGACACAGGCGGAGCAATTAAAGGCAATAAAATTGATGTATTTATTCCAGACCTAGGTAACGCCTATGAATGGGGTCGCCGTACAGTACAAGTTAAAATTTTAGACTAATAAGAAAAGAAGCCACTCAA containing:
- a CDS encoding spore germination protein; translated protein: MFWKKKQIESKLVTQSITESELSIEALKKSLVQMDDAEFVEIDISDIRKIYLVYIRTLIDQEKLNESIIKPLTNCSKPSIQDCIVNSSIIHIPIFIEAKKQLFSGSILLFDSSQNLWLAVPLKNPLGRAIETSETETILFGAKDSFSEQVEQNITLIRRRLPIHELKAEKFTVGSMSETSVVLMYIEGLTNPDFVSTVKEKISEINFDLFFDSSQVAAFMEEHQHSIFPQFQQTDRPDVVAYSLGLGKITLLVDNTPFALVAPITFFHLFQSPEDYINRWVVASFLRIIRYVSFVLSITLIPFYVALTTHHYQMIPLQTLLVLVDSRSKLPFTPFWEAFIMLIFIEIIREASLRMPTKTGQTLGVIGGIVVGQAAVEAGFASNVLIVMVGISTIAAFLIPNYLMTKANSLMQLMLLVFSSLFGLMGIALGIIAILAHLNSLSSIKQPYFSPVSPFFRKDWIDLFIRGPLVKMLERPEHLKPLKLKRYKTRR
- a CDS encoding YfbR-like 5'-deoxynucleotidase, with protein sequence MIIIGIHTFFTSLNDLERIIRCPGRFKFEEHNVAAHSWKVSQYAMFFATLEERAGSQIDWKSLYEKTINHDFAEVFIGDIKTPVKHASVELKQMLSHVEEKMMEKFIREEIPHDLQDVFFERMKEGKDETIEGRLLEFADKLDQFYESFAELKRGNTDKEFVHMYETALSKLLLIDLPVSVDYFRNEILSDVVTEKTVIDIALLTENILQQHTE
- a CDS encoding YjfB family protein — its product is MELNAIMSAQLASLQQTVQMSILDKAMNTGAATAVQMIEAMPQPQATPAPHPYKGQTIDVQV
- a CDS encoding LysM peptidoglycan-binding and 3D domain-containing protein, producing the protein MTKKKLMAVLLAGVFATGGLFASQASADTYTIQPEDTLYKISKQFQTSVDEIKELNNLTSNTIFVGDTLKIGGHDEKVYTIAPGDTLFHIALAHDATVDQLQKWNNINSDLIYPGDSITVSGPQQEYAKSEVKSATGGTEAKTTTSAAPDTGRTLTVEATAYTAYCEGCSGTTANGTDLRANPNLKVIAVDPRVIPLGTKVWVEGYGEAVAADTGGAIKGNKIDVFIPDLGNAYEWGRRTVQVKILD